A stretch of Chitinophaga caeni DNA encodes these proteins:
- a CDS encoding DUF6843 domain-containing protein, whose product MAKSYPWNCPYSYAEGDVIRSIDLDGLEKYIIHQRSFAPWEFFGEIASGGQYKYSGDHRGFSILSDNMIKTKVSTAMTLDISAAKATLTVAKQFGNTIRYDGETGEALKTAPIVNPEVIMWNAQRNGSEVSVKARIEGQAPLAPFPILDPISSLIDQPIVWTGETSIDNHISDGYINVSYSLIGKGFPAFESFIEDAKGTKLFIGAYTSPAKSNILQALSGSELSLSRTFNTKISTDQDGNFNGVYTKDRNGNDVVVSPATYNAQISNASPARDLPGKKFLSMKISLWVIVVGLSFMLMSCDHTLHCEKHFIPSGYVGKVTVYFNQKNGQKQYDKDGCIVYSIPKDGKCLSALPIKQGTAYPNQTFTFFELVSKDSTNQIFEFYENEYLKDTIHNREKKYIFLLSSGYSEGNYNFEYYVDYGKAYKSHLHY is encoded by the coding sequence TTGGCGAAATCTTATCCATGGAATTGTCCATATTCGTACGCTGAGGGGGATGTAATTAGAAGTATAGATTTAGATGGGCTAGAAAAATATATTATACACCAAAGAAGTTTTGCTCCTTGGGAGTTTTTCGGAGAGATAGCTAGCGGAGGGCAGTATAAGTATTCTGGAGATCATCGTGGATTTTCTATTTTGTCAGATAATATGATCAAGACTAAAGTGTCCACTGCAATGACTTTAGATATATCTGCTGCAAAAGCTACCTTAACAGTTGCCAAGCAATTTGGCAATACAATAAGGTATGATGGAGAAACAGGTGAGGCATTGAAGACCGCGCCAATAGTAAATCCAGAAGTTATCATGTGGAATGCACAACGTAATGGGAGTGAAGTTTCAGTAAAGGCCAGAATTGAGGGGCAGGCTCCACTTGCACCCTTTCCTATACTTGACCCGATTAGTTCATTGATTGATCAACCGATAGTTTGGACAGGGGAAACATCTATAGATAATCATATATCAGATGGATATATAAATGTTTCTTATAGTTTGATTGGGAAAGGTTTTCCTGCATTTGAATCATTTATTGAAGATGCAAAGGGTACAAAATTGTTTATAGGCGCCTATACTTCGCCTGCAAAAAGTAATATACTTCAAGCACTATCAGGTTCAGAGCTATCTCTTTCAAGAACATTTAATACCAAGATATCTACAGATCAAGATGGAAATTTTAATGGCGTTTATACCAAGGATAGAAATGGAAATGATGTTGTAGTGAGTCCTGCGACTTATAATGCTCAAATATCCAATGCCTCTCCAGCGAGAGATTTACCTGGAAAAAAATTCCTTAGTATGAAAATAAGTTTATGGGTTATTGTTGTTGGTTTAAGTTTTATGCTGATGTCATGCGATCACACATTGCATTGCGAAAAGCATTTTATTCCAAGTGGATATGTTGGAAAGGTTACTGTTTATTTTAATCAAAAGAACGGTCAAAAACAGTATGATAAAGATGGGTGCATTGTTTATTCTATTCCTAAAGATGGAAAATGTTTAAGTGCTTTGCCTATTAAGCAAGGGACGGCATACCCAAATCAAACATTTACTTTTTTTGAACTCGTAAGTAAGGATAGTACAAATCAAATTTTTGAGTTTTATGAAAATGAATATTTGAAAGATACTATCCACAATAGAGAGAAAAAATATATTTTTTTATTAAGTAGTGGATACTCAGAAGGCAATTATAATTTTGAATATTATGTAGATTATGGGAAGGCTTATAAAAGTCATTTGCATTATTAG
- a CDS encoding polymorphic toxin type 44 domain-containing protein, with translation MLATISDKRIPVYENDGLTVAYYDVDLLSATDYYPFGMQMPGRVFNGWGYRYGFNGQEKSDEIKGEENSYTAEFWEYDSRLGRRWNTDPKPHPSISNYATFANNPIFNIDVLGDTTYRFNKSDGKYLGMFDTDAFGQIGSYGSMKSIGKGKNKQEIWDGLRFEFADPQADAQQIRDGIIDKLIFVSNGELKGILTSQGAFKYDNKNSLRSFYKKSKGGQPFDYSYSLIPTKYASQGASSDPLNSPSPMLFLPEGDYTVHNHMNFGNYLWAASGFTLGFSYATLQLGAHFNSKMNSGSNGYPSKWDSEDDQNSIKKGAFHAQQFKYRTILELRHQAEIKKKGGSR, from the coding sequence GTGCTGGCCACGATCAGCGATAAACGCATCCCGGTTTATGAAAATGATGGTTTGACGGTTGCGTATTATGATGTAGATTTGTTGAGCGCGACGGATTATTACCCTTTCGGAATGCAGATGCCGGGAAGGGTGTTTAATGGTTGGGGGTATAGGTATGGGTTTAATGGGCAGGAGAAATCAGATGAGATTAAAGGAGAGGAAAATAGTTATACAGCGGAGTTTTGGGAGTATGATAGCCGTTTAGGTCGCAGGTGGAACACAGACCCAAAACCCCATCCATCTATTTCTAATTATGCAACTTTTGCAAATAATCCCATTTTCAATATTGATGTTTTAGGGGACACTACATATAGATTTAATAAATCAGATGGAAAATATTTAGGTATGTTTGATACTGATGCTTTTGGTCAAATTGGTTCGTATGGAAGTATGAAATCCATAGGTAAAGGCAAGAACAAGCAAGAAATTTGGGATGGTCTAAGATTTGAATTTGCAGACCCACAAGCCGATGCCCAACAGATAAGAGATGGTATCATAGATAAACTTATTTTTGTTAGTAATGGTGAATTAAAAGGAATTCTTACTTCACAAGGTGCGTTTAAATATGATAATAAAAATAGTTTAAGAAGTTTTTACAAGAAAAGTAAAGGGGGGCAACCTTTTGATTATTCATATTCTTTAATACCTACAAAATATGCTTCACAAGGTGCAAGTAGCGACCCTCTCAATAGTCCTTCTCCAATGCTATTTTTACCCGAAGGAGATTATACTGTACATAATCATATGAATTTTGGCAACTATTTATGGGCTGCGTCAGGATTTACTTTAGGATTTAGTTATGCTACTCTACAACTTGGTGCGCATTTTAATAGCAAAATGAATTCAGGTTCAAATGGCTATCCTTCAAAATGGGATTCGGAAGATGACCAAAATTCTATTAAAAAAGGTGCATTTCACGCTCAACAATTTAAATATAGAACCATCTTAGAATTAAGGCACCAAGCTGAAATAAAGAAAAAAGGAGGTAGCAGATAA